From Kitasatospora sp. MAP12-44:
CTGCGTCGTCGCGGCCCGGACGCGCTGGCGCCGAGTCGGCGGGGCCGGACGGGCTGGCAGCGATCGCAGAGGTCCTGCGGGGTGTCCCCGACCGGCTCGACGCGCACCTCGGCGGGCTCTACCTGCTGTCGCAGGACGGGCAGGTGCTCGATCTGCTGATGACGCTGGGGGCCGCGCGGCAGTTCTCCAGACCCTGGCAGCACATCGCGATCTCCGCACCGATTCCGGTGGTCGACGCGGTGCGCGAGGGCCGTGTGGTGTGGGTGGGCGGCGCGGAGGAGCTGGCGCGGCGCTACCCGCGGGTCGCCGTCGCCATGCCGTATACGTTCGGCCTGGCGGCCGCGCCGCTCGTCGCGCGGGGGAGCACGTACGGGGTGGTATTCCTGCTCTGGCCCGCCTCGCACCCCGCCGAGCTGTCGTCGGGGGAGCGTGACCGCCTCGTGCTGCTCGCCGAGCAGCTGGCCGAGGTGCTGGCGTCGGCGGCCGACGCCGGCCGACCGGTCCGGGCCGGCCCGCGACGGGTGGTGGCGGAGGAGGACCGCGCGCCGGCGGACCCGTTCACCGCGATGGTGGCCCGGCTGCCGGAGGGCATGTGCGGTATCGACCTGAACGGACGGCTGGCCGCGGTCACGCCGACCGCCGCCGCCCTGCTGGGGGCGCCGGTCCAGCGGCTGCTGGGCCAGCGGCCGTGGGTGGAGCTGCCGTGGCTGCGGGATCCCGTGTACGAGCACCACTACCAGGCGGCGGTGATCAGCGGGCAGGAGACCTCGTTCGTCGCCCTGCGCCCGCCGGACCACTGGCTCTCCTTCCAGCTGCACCCCGACGCCACCGGCCTCACCGTGAGCATCACCGCCGTCGGGAGCGCCCCGCACAGCCGGGCCGCCGCCGAGTGGTCCGCCGAGTCACTCAAGTCACCCCAGTCACTCAAGTCACCCGAGTCATCCGAGTCACCCGGCGAACCGGTCGCGCACACCCGCCCGGGGGTGCTCTACCACATCCTGCATTTCGCCAGCGCGCTGACCGAGGCGATCGGTGTGCACGACGTGGTGAACATGGTCTCCGACCAGATCGTGCCGGCCTTCGGCGGCCAGGCCGTCGCGGTGCTGATGGTCGAGGGCGGCCGGCTGCGCATCGTGGGGCACCGCGGCTACTCGCCCAACGTGGTCGACCAGTTCGACGGGACGGCGCTGACCGAGCCCACACCCGGCGTGCAGGCGTCGACCAACCCGGTGCCGACCTTCTTCGAGACCCGCGAGGAGTTGGAGCGGCTCTACCCCGACCGGCGCGAGACCCAGGACGGCATGGCTGCGTGGGCCTATCTGCCGTTGGTCACCTCGGGGCGCCTGATCGGCACCTGCGTGGTGGCCTTCGACCAGCCCCACCGGTTCGCGTTGGGGGAGCGCGCCGTGCTGACCGCGCTCGCCGGCCTGATCGCCCAGGCCCTCGACCGGGCCCGGCTGTACGACACCAAACTCGGCCTCGCCCACGGCCTCCAGGACAGCCTGCTGCCCCGCGCCCTGCCCGCCGTCCCGGGCCTGGAGACCGCCGCCCGCTACCTGCCCTGCACGGAGGGGATGGAGGTCGGCGGCGACTTCTACGACCTCATCCGGGTCGACCGCGACACCGCGGCCATCGTCATCGGGGACGTCCAGGGCCACAACGTCCACGCCGCCGCCCTGATGGGCCAGATCCGCACGGCCGTCCGCGCCTTCGCGACGGTCGACGCCGACCCCGGAGTCGTGCTGGCCCGCACCAACCGCCTGCTGGCCGACCTGGACACCACGCTGCTCGCCAGCTGCGCCTTCCTGCGCGTCTACCCGCTGCGGCGGGAGGCCTGGCTGGGGGACGCCGGGCACCCCGTGCCGCTGGTGCGCAGCCCCGACGGGCGGGTGAGCCTGCTGGAACCGTCCAGCGGCCTGGTGTTCAACGTCGACCGGGCCGCCGAGTACCCGCTGACCCGCGTCGACCTGGCGGTCGGCACCACCCTGGTGCTGTACACCGACGGCCTGGTCGAGACGCCCGGCGTAGACCTGGACTGGTCGCTGGCCGAGCTCGGCGCCATCCTGGCCCGCCACGGCGGTGAACCGCTCGACGTGCTGGCCGACGCGCTGATCGGCGAGGCCGTGCAGGCCGAGCATCGCACCGACGACATCGCCCTGCTGCTGGTGCGGTCGGTGCCGTTCTGATTTCCTTCTCGTCTGAACGGGTGGGGGCTCTTGGGGGCTCGTTCGCGCTGCCCGATTTGGTGTGTTTGTCACGCTTACGGTGACGGGATGCGAAAAGGCGTACGGCAGTGGTCGGTGGTCCTGGGCATGTGTACGGCGTTCCTGGTTCCGGTGGCGCGTCCCGCCCCGCCGCTGCCGGCGCCGCCGCCGGTGGCTCAAGCGGTGCCGGCCTTCGGGGCGCCGATGGTCGCCGCAGCCGATCCCGCAGCCGGTGTCGCAGCCGCTGCTCCGACGGCCGGGCCGGACTGCGCGCGGCTGGCGTGCGTCGCGCTGACCTTCGACGACGGTCCCTCCGCCGCGACATCCGGCCTGCTGGACGACCTCGCCGACGCCGACGTGAAGGCGACCTTCTTCATCGTGGGGGAGCAAGCCCGTTCGTTTCCCGAGCAGTTGAGGCGCGAGGCCGCCGAGGGCCACGCGATCGGCAACCACACCCTCACGCATCCGTTCCTGACCACCCTGACGCCCGCTCAGGTGCACGACGAACTCGCCCAGAGCGAGGACGCGATCGCCGGGATCACGGGGAGCCGCCCGCTGCTGGTGCGGCCGCCCTACGGCTCGTACAGCGCCGCGGTGCGCTCCTTCGGCCACCCGCTGGTGCTGTGGGACGTCGACACCCGGGACTGGCAGCACCACGACCCCGCGCAGGTCCTCAGCCGGGCCGCGGCCATGGTGCACCCGGGCTCGATCGTCCTGATGCACGACACCGAGGGGCAGTTGAGCACGCTGGGCGCCGTGCCTCAGCTGATCCGGAACCTGCGCGCCGCCGGCTACACCCTGGTCACCGTCCCCGAACTGCTGGCCCCGGCCTCGCCGGCCCCCGGCGCGGTCTACCGCAACCGGGACTCCGCCACCCGCCCCGCCGACCACCTCCAGCCCTGGGACACCGCGCCGGCGACCACCGACCAGGACACCGACGCCGCGATCGCCGGCACCGTCGCGTGGCAGTACCCCACCGGCGCCGCCGACGGCCCGGCGGAGGCGGAGCGGGTGGAGAGCGGGCTGCGGCCGGGTGAGTGCCGCAACACCCTCGCACCGCAGCCCGCCCCGCAGGACACGCCCGCGTTCGCCCTGCGCAACAGCACCGGCCATGACCTGGTGATGTACGACCGGGCCGACTGCGACCACTGGACCGCCGTCCTCACCCCCGGCGGCGAGCAGTACGCGGAGGTGCGCAGCTTCTCGATGCGCTGAAACGTCAGGGCCGGGTCTTCAGGATCCGAGGGGCGGGAGGAGCTGGACGTCGGTGGCCTTCAGGTAGGCGAGCCGGTGGTTGTAGCGGATGGGGTAGTAGCGGTCCTGGCCGACCACCAGGGTTCGATCGTTGGGCGCGTCGCCGTTGATGTTCCTGTCGTAGAAGAACTGACTCACCGCCGGTGTGCTCTCGGCGGCGAGATAGGCCTGCCCCGCCGGGACGCCTGTGTTCATGGCCACCACCGCGGGGGCCTTGATGGCGGGGTAGGGCGCGTAGGCGGCGGCCTCGGGGTAGGCCCGGCCGTAGACCGGGATCGAGGTGCGGC
This genomic window contains:
- a CDS encoding GAF domain-containing SpoIIE family protein phosphatase translates to MGTSGPASSRPGRAGAESAGPDGLAAIAEVLRGVPDRLDAHLGGLYLLSQDGQVLDLLMTLGAARQFSRPWQHIAISAPIPVVDAVREGRVVWVGGAEELARRYPRVAVAMPYTFGLAAAPLVARGSTYGVVFLLWPASHPAELSSGERDRLVLLAEQLAEVLASAADAGRPVRAGPRRVVAEEDRAPADPFTAMVARLPEGMCGIDLNGRLAAVTPTAAALLGAPVQRLLGQRPWVELPWLRDPVYEHHYQAAVISGQETSFVALRPPDHWLSFQLHPDATGLTVSITAVGSAPHSRAAAEWSAESLKSPQSLKSPESSESPGEPVAHTRPGVLYHILHFASALTEAIGVHDVVNMVSDQIVPAFGGQAVAVLMVEGGRLRIVGHRGYSPNVVDQFDGTALTEPTPGVQASTNPVPTFFETREELERLYPDRRETQDGMAAWAYLPLVTSGRLIGTCVVAFDQPHRFALGERAVLTALAGLIAQALDRARLYDTKLGLAHGLQDSLLPRALPAVPGLETAARYLPCTEGMEVGGDFYDLIRVDRDTAAIVIGDVQGHNVHAAALMGQIRTAVRAFATVDADPGVVLARTNRLLADLDTTLLASCAFLRVYPLRREAWLGDAGHPVPLVRSPDGRVSLLEPSSGLVFNVDRAAEYPLTRVDLAVGTTLVLYTDGLVETPGVDLDWSLAELGAILARHGGEPLDVLADALIGEAVQAEHRTDDIALLLVRSVPF
- a CDS encoding polysaccharide deacetylase family protein, yielding MRKGVRQWSVVLGMCTAFLVPVARPAPPLPAPPPVAQAVPAFGAPMVAAADPAAGVAAAAPTAGPDCARLACVALTFDDGPSAATSGLLDDLADADVKATFFIVGEQARSFPEQLRREAAEGHAIGNHTLTHPFLTTLTPAQVHDELAQSEDAIAGITGSRPLLVRPPYGSYSAAVRSFGHPLVLWDVDTRDWQHHDPAQVLSRAAAMVHPGSIVLMHDTEGQLSTLGAVPQLIRNLRAAGYTLVTVPELLAPASPAPGAVYRNRDSATRPADHLQPWDTAPATTDQDTDAAIAGTVAWQYPTGAADGPAEAERVESGLRPGECRNTLAPQPAPQDTPAFALRNSTGHDLVMYDRADCDHWTAVLTPGGEQYAEVRSFSMR